The Pelistega ratti genome window below encodes:
- the rpsU gene encoding 30S ribosomal protein S21 has protein sequence MPSVRLKENEPFEAALRRFKRTIEKTGLLTDLRAREFYEKPTTERKRKHAAAVKRHYKRIRSQQLPPRLY, from the coding sequence ATGCCAAGCGTTCGTCTAAAAGAAAATGAGCCATTTGAGGCTGCTTTACGTCGTTTCAAACGTACTATTGAAAAAACAGGTTTATTGACTGATTTACGTGCTCGTGAATTTTATGAAAAACCAACAACAGAGCGTAAACGTAAACACGCAGCTGCGGTAAAACGTCATTACAAACGTATCCGTAGCCAACAATTACCTCCACGCTTATACTAA
- a CDS encoding phosphoribosyltransferase: MSLPQSTDTDLWVSWDSYNRLIERLALTVYQSGWKFDTIICLARGGVRVGDVLSRIFDVPLGILATSSYREAAGTQQGQLDIAKFITITRGTLSGRVLLVDDMVDTGLTFSKVYDHLLTQFPDIEEMRSAVLWWKGHSKVEPFYYVDKLPTNPWIHQPFEDYDSLRPHQLEAWIRKGVQND, translated from the coding sequence ATGAGTCTTCCTCAGAGTACAGATACAGATTTATGGGTGAGTTGGGATAGCTATAACCGTCTCATAGAACGGTTAGCATTAACTGTTTATCAATCAGGTTGGAAATTTGATACGATTATTTGCCTAGCACGTGGTGGTGTGCGAGTAGGGGATGTCTTATCACGGATTTTTGATGTTCCTTTAGGTATTTTGGCGACCAGTTCTTATCGTGAAGCAGCAGGTACACAACAGGGGCAGTTAGATATTGCAAAATTTATCACAATTACCCGTGGTACTTTATCGGGACGTGTATTACTTGTAGATGATATGGTAGATACAGGATTAACTTTTAGTAAGGTCTATGATCATTTATTGACACAATTTCCGGATATTGAAGAAATGCGTTCAGCGGTATTATGGTGGAAAGGTCACTCTAAAGTAGAACCTTTTTACTATGTTGATAAATTACCAACTAATCCATGGATTCATCAACCCTTTGAAGATTATGATAGTTTACGTCCTCATCAATTAGAGGCTTGGATCCGAAAAGGTGTACAAAACGATTAA